The segment ACCATTCAGCCGCATTACGCGCCCGCAAATCCGCGGGTTCCCACTGTCGGTCCTTCCTGACACAATGATCGCGTGGAAAACCTCACCAATCAGCAGATCATTGACGCTCGCCTGGACGATTGGCGCAAGCTCGCCCAGGCCCTGCATGCCCGGTTCTTGACCGACGATTTCGTCACCGGCCTTCGCTTCGTCACGGTCGTAGCCGAGGCCGCCGAAGCTGCCGGCCACCATCCTGATGTGACGCTGACCTACCCGTTGGTGGATCTGAAGCTGATCAGTCACGATGTCGGCTCGATCACCCAGCGAGACGTCGATCTCGCACGGCAGATCAGCGAAATCGCCCGCGAGCAGGGAATCTCTGCCGAACCGACCGCGGTGACCCAGTTCGAGTTAGCACTGGACACCGCAGATCTCGCCGACGTCGGGCCGTTCTGGGCCGCAGTGCTCACCGGGAGCGTCGACGCTCTGACCGCAGATGAGGTTCGCGACGCCACTGGAAGGGTCCCCTCTCTCTGGTTCCAGGGCACCGAAGCACACGAGATCCCGCGCCAGCGTTTCCATGTCGATCTGTGGGTGCCGCACGACGTAGCCGATGAGCGAATTGCGGCCGCGGTTGCCGCCGGCGGCCGGGTGGTCGACGACGAACAGGCACCGTCCTTCGTCGTCCTCGCCGACCCCGAGGGAAACAAAGTTTGTGTTTGCACGATTCTGGATCGTTAAGGCCGCGAGGCGGGCTCAAGCGTCGTGATTTCGCACCATCGCCTCTCGGATCGGCCTCATTTGATCCAGAGTGTCCGCTCGCACCACGAAAGCGGTTATGCCACGGTCTTTGGCCTGCCGCCGAAGATTGGTCACGATTTCTTCCGGGGTCCCGATTAACGCGTATGGCGAATCGAGGACTTGTTGTGGGGTCAGAGTTTCGGCCCCGAACTCCGAAATCAGCTGTGCGGCGACGGCTTCTGCGTCATCGGTTAACCGGACTGTCTGAACCAGCGCTTCGCGGATCGGCTGTCGACCTGCCGGCGTGGCATCGGTAATCAGCTCGACCCGCTCATCGATCTGGGCCGGTGTCCACTGCACCTGATGGGAATGGCCGTCTGCAAGGGTTCTACCCAAACCTGTCATGCCGATGATGTCGGCATGACGAGCCGCGTAGCGAAGCAAGCGCCTGCCATTTCCGCCGATCAGAAGCGGCACGCGCGGTTGGCCATCCGCGATCTCGAGCCTGCCCTGGACTGTGATGTGCTCACCGGCAAAGTCCACCGCCGCCCCGCTCAGCAGCTCCCGGACGACATCGGCAACCTCAAACAGCCGCGAGATGCGTGCATCCGCTGACGGGTAGTCGCGACCGATGTGCGCCCATTCGGCTGGCGTATGGCCGGCGCCGAGTCCCAGCACCGCGCGTCCGCCGGACAGCAGCTGCAGACTCGCCACGTCCGCGGCGATATCGAACGGTTCGTGGACGCCGGTATTCATTACCAGCGCGCCGACCGCCAGATCGGAAGTGACCGCGGCAGCAGAGGCCAGTGCGGGCACGGGCGATACCGAAAGGCCGGGGTGGTCCGCGCCGTACAACCGCACATAACCGTCCTGTTCGGCCCGACGGGCAAGGCTGAGCCAGTCGGCCCTGGAAGTCGATTGTGCCTGAACGGAGAAATCAATTAAACCCATGTCGCCAAGTCTGTCGGCAAAGCGTTCGACTCAGAAGTTCAAACCGCCGCGCATTGTCTGCCCTGCGCAGACTCGGCCGATAGTCCACGCGGATCGTGGCTAGCCGGAGATGACCGGGCGCAGGGTTTCGTACGCCCAGGAGCCGAGGGTGGTGGGCGTTGTCGAAGTGATGTCGCGCGGGCTCTCCGGCACGTAACCGCCGCGAAGACCTCGAGACATCCCCACGATCGCCTCGACCTGGGCTTCACTGAGTCCGAAACCCCGAAGCGGTTCGGCGGCTTGCTCGTCGGTGATCTGGTCGGCCACGACATTGCGGCCAATGGCATTACCCACAATCTCGGCCACCTCAGCGAACGACAGATCCACTGGTCCGTAAACCCCCTGGGACACCCGGCCATGCCAGCCCTCGGAAAGGAGCCGGGCAGCAGCGACCGCCGCGATATCGCGTGGGGCCACCCACGGAATGCGCTGCTCGATTGGCAGCGTTGTGGTTAGGACGCCGTTGCGCAGACCGTCGATGTCCATCAGCAGATTTGTGAAGAAGTAACCACATCGAAGATGCGTCACCGATGCAGGGGTGTCATCGAGAAGTTCCTCGGTGCGGGCAAGCCCATCGATCTCACCGAACCCGTGTCGCGCCTCCGCCCCGCCGCTGCTTTGGAAGACGACGCGGCCGATGCCGTTCTCCCGCACTGCGCGAGCCGCGCTTTCCCCCATCCGGGCGTGGCCGGCGATGGGGTCATCGTCATCGGTCGGCGGGTCGACCCAGAACAATGCGTCCGCGCCTGCCGTTGCCCGGATCACACCATCGACGTCGCCCTGATCGACTTCTACAACATCACAGCTCTTCCGGACGTGATCGGAAAGTTTCGCGCTGTCGCGGACGAGCACGGTCGGAAGAGCGCCGGCCTGAACGAGCAACGGCACGACGTGTGAACCCACGTTTCCTGTCGGCGTGGTGACAACGATCTTCATTGCGGTACCTCCATTGGCTTGAATGAGAACGGTCTCAAGCTAACCGTCAGCACCGACAACGCTGCTGGACGAACCGATGAGCCCGGGCGAACGGTGTTCGGCGGTGGTCGCGAGCGGAGCAGTTCGACATGGGGTGAATGCAACGGCCGTCGTGCAGGGCAGTCGATTATCGGGCCGCCCGTCCGTGCTATCCAGTAAAACTGATCGGCGGACCTGGTGTGCTGTATCCAGGAGAATCGAGGATTCTCATCAGGTCGTCTCGAACTTGGGTAAGCGATGTCGACTGCGACAACGCAGCAGCCGCAACCGAATCCGGGTCGCTCGTAATGGCCAGCATCATGTGCTCGACTCCGACGTAACCGTGACCACGACGGATGGCCTCCTCTTCCGCTGCCGCCAGCATCCGCCTGTATCGAGGGGTGGGCTCCATTTTCTCGTTCATGCACCCAAGTTAGCCCGGCCCTTCGCCGATCGCTCTGCCGCTCAGGCGCATGTCGGCGCACTCGCGTAGTGTAAAATGCGGATAGGGAAAGCGAGCAAGCTGAGAGAGGGGGCCACAATGAGCACCGGCGTGCTGAATGAATTCACCCGTCGTGGTTTCAATACCACCGAAGAAGAGCTCGCTGCGGTCATTTCGTCCACTTTGGATCACTACGCCGCTCCCGGGTCAGCCATGCTGACTGAGCGCGAGAATAACTTTCTGGACGTCGGTGGCCTGCCGTCTGCTGATGGAGACGTCAACGTCGTGGCGACGGTCGTGACCTCCTCGACTCGGATCATCTCCGAGTCCTACACGGCCGATCGGGTCGCCGAGCTCCTTGACGTCGACATCAGCCGAGTGCGGCATCGCGCCGCGGCCGGGTCGCTATACCAGATCTCCTTGGGCCGGCGCCGCTACTTCCCGCGCTGGCAGTTCCAGGCCGGCGCCGTATTGCCAGGTTTAAGCGCCGTCTTGGCCGCGGCTCCGGACCCGGTGCATCCGCTGAGTCTGAGCGCATTCATGACCGCTCCCAATCCCGACCTGGAAAATATGTCCCCGGCGAACTGGCTCGTCACCGGAGGGTCCGTCGAGCGGGTCGCTTTCGAGATCCGAGGCTTGGCTGCGTGGTGAAGCTGCCGCGCGAACCGCGCGTTCCGCTCAGCCATGAACCAGCTGACCTGATCACCCTCGGCACCGACACGCTGCTGTGGAGGCTGCACGCCACCACCGGCACATACACGCTGCCGTGGGACCGACTGCGCTTCTACGGCCCCACTCCGTCCCGGTTCGACCCGCAACTCGAGCCGCCAGGACCGAGCGAACGCGGGGTAACCTACGCCAGCACCGAGATTGTCACCGTCCTGGCCGAGGCATTCCAGGCGACGCGGGCCATCGACGCCGTAACCGCTGGACCGCACCTGACCGGGTGGTCGCCCGCCCGATCGCTGACCCTGCTGGACCTAACCGGCGACTGGCCGCTACGCCACGGCGCCTCTCAGGCCCTCACCAGCGGCATCAAGTCATCATGCCGGGCGTGGGCCCGGGCCATCTACGACGCATTCCCCGAGATAGACGGACTGTGGTCACGCTCGTCGCTCCGGGACGGGACCGTCGTGGCGCTCTGGACCCCGGCGGCCGACTCCTTTCCGGCCGCGCCGACGTTTTCCCGGCCACTATCTGCTCCCGGACTCCGGGAGCGGATCTGGGCGTGCGCGAAGACGATCGGTTACGACGTTCTCGCCTGAGGCTATGGGCCGAACTGCTGCCCTGGCCGCGAGGACCGCGTGTCAGCCGGCCGCAAGAACTGCGTGGCAGCGCCGCAGCCTCTCCAGCCACCAACGCTGCCGATCGGGAGCTGCCGCAAACCGTTCCAGCAGGTCCTCTTTGACGCCAAGCTCCCCGACCGGAAGGGCGCCATTCCGCACCACAAGCGAGGGGTCCGCAACATCGCCATCGAGCAGACTCACCGTACCCAGGCCACAGGCGTAATCCAGGTGCGGCAGCGCCGCGGCGAGCGCGATACCGGCCCTGATGCCGACGGAGGTGTCCAACGCCGATGAAACCACCGCGGGCAGCCCGCATTCCTCAGCGATTCGCAACGCATTGCGCACCCCGCCAAGCGGGGCGACCTTGATGATCACGATGTCGGCGGCCTCGAGTTCGGCGACCCTGAGCGGGTCATCTGCCTTGCGGATCGACTCATCGGCGGCAATCGGGAGATCGATCCCTCGTCTGACCAGTTCCCGGCGAACCCGGGCCAGCTCATCAACCGGCATAACCGGTTGCTCG is part of the Saxibacter everestensis genome and harbors:
- a CDS encoding Clp protease N-terminal domain-containing protein, which produces MNEKMEPTPRYRRMLAAAEEEAIRRGHGYVGVEHMMLAITSDPDSVAAAALSQSTSLTQVRDDLMRILDSPGYSTPGPPISFTG
- a CDS encoding RES family NAD+ phosphorylase, whose protein sequence is MVKLPREPRVPLSHEPADLITLGTDTLLWRLHATTGTYTLPWDRLRFYGPTPSRFDPQLEPPGPSERGVTYASTEIVTVLAEAFQATRAIDAVTAGPHLTGWSPARSLTLLDLTGDWPLRHGASQALTSGIKSSCRAWARAIYDAFPEIDGLWSRSSLRDGTVVALWTPAADSFPAAPTFSRPLSAPGLRERIWACAKTIGYDVLA
- a CDS encoding NAD(P)H-binding protein, which codes for MKIVVTTPTGNVGSHVVPLLVQAGALPTVLVRDSAKLSDHVRKSCDVVEVDQGDVDGVIRATAGADALFWVDPPTDDDDPIAGHARMGESAARAVRENGIGRVVFQSSGGAEARHGFGEIDGLARTEELLDDTPASVTHLRCGYFFTNLLMDIDGLRNGVLTTTLPIEQRIPWVAPRDIAAVAAARLLSEGWHGRVSQGVYGPVDLSFAEVAEIVGNAIGRNVVADQITDEQAAEPLRGFGLSEAQVEAIVGMSRGLRGGYVPESPRDITSTTPTTLGSWAYETLRPVISG
- a CDS encoding TIGR03621 family F420-dependent LLM class oxidoreductase, with translation MGLIDFSVQAQSTSRADWLSLARRAEQDGYVRLYGADHPGLSVSPVPALASAAAVTSDLAVGALVMNTGVHEPFDIAADVASLQLLSGGRAVLGLGAGHTPAEWAHIGRDYPSADARISRLFEVADVVRELLSGAAVDFAGEHITVQGRLEIADGQPRVPLLIGGNGRRLLRYAARHADIIGMTGLGRTLADGHSHQVQWTPAQIDERVELITDATPAGRQPIREALVQTVRLTDDAEAVAAQLISEFGAETLTPQQVLDSPYALIGTPEEIVTNLRRQAKDRGITAFVVRADTLDQMRPIREAMVRNHDA
- a CDS encoding 4a-hydroxytetrahydrobiopterin dehydratase, whose amino-acid sequence is MENLTNQQIIDARLDDWRKLAQALHARFLTDDFVTGLRFVTVVAEAAEAAGHHPDVTLTYPLVDLKLISHDVGSITQRDVDLARQISEIAREQGISAEPTAVTQFELALDTADLADVGPFWAAVLTGSVDALTADEVRDATGRVPSLWFQGTEAHEIPRQRFHVDLWVPHDVADERIAAAVAAGGRVVDDEQAPSFVVLADPEGNKVCVCTILDR